One window of Paenibacillus sp. FSL K6-3182 genomic DNA carries:
- a CDS encoding SDR family oxidoreductase has translation MFNLTDTVSVVIGGNGVLGSAMASALAEAGSKVAIVGRDMEKAKLVCNQINSSGGTAISLQADATKKDELEAVLNDILQWGGRIDTLVNASGTNSPTPFFDLEMDEWDRIMDVNLKSVVLACQVFGKQLIEQGSGGSIINISSVSSSPPLSRVFTYSASKAGVNSITQFLAREFAPDRVRVNAIIPGFFPAEQNKKILSPERVESIMQHTPMNRFGNPDELKGAVVYLASSKASSFVTGSFLRVDGGFGAMTI, from the coding sequence ATGTTTAATTTAACCGATACCGTATCCGTTGTAATCGGTGGAAATGGTGTTCTTGGCAGTGCCATGGCTTCTGCACTGGCTGAAGCAGGATCAAAAGTAGCCATCGTTGGCCGCGATATGGAGAAAGCAAAATTAGTATGCAATCAAATAAATAGCAGCGGCGGAACGGCGATCTCTTTGCAAGCAGATGCAACAAAAAAAGATGAACTAGAAGCGGTGCTGAACGATATTCTGCAATGGGGAGGACGTATAGATACCCTTGTAAATGCTTCAGGAACAAACAGCCCCACACCTTTCTTTGATTTGGAGATGGATGAATGGGATCGAATTATGGACGTCAATTTAAAGAGTGTCGTGCTGGCTTGCCAAGTGTTCGGTAAACAATTGATTGAACAGGGCAGCGGCGGCTCCATTATCAATATCTCTTCTGTCTCCTCATCACCACCGCTCTCTCGCGTGTTTACTTACTCAGCATCGAAGGCAGGAGTTAACAGCATCACGCAATTTTTAGCACGCGAATTTGCGCCAGACCGAGTAAGAGTTAACGCTATTATTCCAGGTTTTTTCCCGGCGGAGCAGAACAAAAAAATACTTTCACCCGAAAGAGTAGAGTCGATTATGCAGCATACGCCAATGAATCGTTTCGGAAACCCGGATGAGCTGAAGGGCGCGGTTGTTTATTTGGCTTCATCCAAAGCGTCTTCATTTGTTACCGGCTCATTCCTCCGCGTGGATGGCGGATTTGGTGCGATGACGATATGA
- a CDS encoding LacI family DNA-binding transcriptional regulator, translating into MDVNIVDVAKAAKVSPTTVSRVLNNNPLVKNKTREKVLMVIEQMNYVPNAAAKNLRQQKTFTIGIIVPDIMVAYYSNLVKGIQNKAHLEKFKVIICGTQNSREIELGYLQMLTNRTVDGMILIESLLPKETVMELLDRGYVIGSIGRSILDSRIYNVQTNTTEVAMHVVEHLIEQGHKDIAFISGYNDAIDSLDRLEGYIKGLEKHGIPIRPELVENGDFNKRGGYSALKRLWDAGQKFTAVFSANDEMALGIYAACREANVRIPQDLAVFGVDNERVSRYLVPQLSTVNQLKIEMGYAAAEMLIKKIKGEMADDDERIVVVDSQLCIRASSNYKRVQS; encoded by the coding sequence ATGGATGTTAATATCGTTGATGTAGCTAAAGCGGCAAAGGTATCACCGACTACTGTCTCGCGCGTGTTAAACAATAACCCGCTCGTTAAGAACAAAACGAGGGAAAAGGTTCTCATGGTTATTGAGCAAATGAACTACGTTCCCAATGCTGCAGCCAAAAATCTACGCCAGCAAAAAACGTTTACCATTGGAATAATAGTGCCTGATATTATGGTTGCGTATTACTCTAATTTAGTAAAAGGAATTCAGAACAAGGCGCATTTGGAGAAATTTAAAGTCATTATCTGCGGTACCCAAAACAGCAGAGAAATTGAGCTCGGTTATCTTCAAATGCTAACGAACAGAACGGTTGACGGCATGATCCTGATTGAGTCGTTACTGCCGAAAGAGACGGTTATGGAGCTGCTCGACAGAGGTTATGTCATAGGGTCTATTGGACGCAGTATCCTGGATTCCAGAATTTATAATGTCCAAACGAATACGACAGAGGTCGCCATGCACGTGGTTGAGCATCTCATCGAGCAGGGGCACAAAGATATAGCATTCATAAGCGGCTATAATGATGCGATCGATAGCTTGGATCGTCTGGAAGGCTACATCAAAGGATTAGAAAAACACGGAATTCCGATCCGGCCAGAGCTTGTGGAAAATGGCGATTTCAACAAAAGAGGCGGATACTCAGCTTTAAAGCGCCTTTGGGATGCAGGGCAGAAGTTCACAGCTGTTTTTTCTGCCAATGATGAGATGGCATTAGGCATTTATGCCGCGTGCAGAGAAGCGAATGTAAGAATCCCTCAGGATCTAGCTGTTTTTGGCGTAGACAATGAAAGAGTTTCGAGATATTTGGTGCCTCAGCTTAGCACGGTTAATCAATTGAAGATTGAGATGGGCTATGCTGCTGCGGAAATGCTTATCAAGAAAATTAAAGGTGAGATGGCGGACGACGATGAGCGTATTGTCGTTGTTGATTCTCAGCTGTGCATTCGTGCTTCTTCAAATTATAAAAGAGTGCAATCATAA
- a CDS encoding glucuronate isomerase yields MSTQTIASLADIKATVDRLAMSTPVTDMHTHLYAPEFGELLLWGIDELLTYHYLISESFRWSEEEYSQFWSMTKREQADWIWKQLFIDHSPVSEAASGFITIVKRLGFDVSSRNLDDYRQALAKRTVEQQVDTVMQIAGIEKIVMTNDPFDPVERPVWLSGKGKTDARFYAALRVDALLNDWDHAVKELQNLGYDVQAEWSERTKAETRRFLSEWITRMDALYLAVSMPGDFEYPADDHRSKMIDEVMIPVCQAKSIPFALMIGVRRRVNPSLRLAGDMSMLSDVSAVEALCRRYPEQKFLITMLARENQHELTVLARKFRNLMIFGCWWFLHIESMVEEMTRFRIELLGTSMIPQHSDCRVFEQLIYKWEHSRKIIGNVLAAKYEKLHHSGWTVTEEEIKRDLDDMLNQNFWRFLGR; encoded by the coding sequence ATGAGTACTCAAACCATTGCAAGCCTAGCAGATATTAAAGCGACGGTTGATCGTTTAGCTATGAGTACGCCTGTTACGGATATGCATACGCATCTATATGCTCCTGAATTTGGGGAACTGCTTTTATGGGGCATCGATGAGCTATTGACTTATCATTACTTAATTTCAGAGTCGTTCAGATGGTCAGAGGAGGAGTACAGCCAATTCTGGTCGATGACAAAGCGCGAGCAGGCGGACTGGATATGGAAGCAGCTGTTCATTGATCATTCTCCTGTAAGCGAAGCTGCAAGCGGATTTATTACGATTGTTAAACGCCTTGGATTCGATGTATCTTCACGCAATCTTGACGATTACAGGCAAGCACTTGCGAAGCGTACGGTAGAACAGCAGGTAGATACGGTCATGCAGATCGCTGGAATTGAGAAAATCGTCATGACGAACGATCCGTTTGATCCTGTTGAACGTCCCGTTTGGCTGTCAGGCAAAGGAAAAACGGATGCCCGTTTCTATGCGGCGCTGCGAGTTGATGCGCTTCTTAATGATTGGGATCATGCGGTGAAAGAGCTGCAAAATCTTGGTTATGATGTACAAGCGGAATGGTCTGAGCGGACAAAGGCAGAAACAAGACGTTTTCTCTCGGAATGGATTACTCGGATGGATGCGCTTTATCTTGCCGTGTCGATGCCTGGTGATTTTGAATATCCAGCCGATGATCATCGAAGCAAGATGATTGACGAGGTTATGATTCCTGTATGCCAAGCAAAAAGTATTCCGTTTGCGTTAATGATTGGCGTACGCAGACGGGTGAACCCATCACTCAGATTAGCAGGCGATATGAGCATGTTGTCTGATGTATCCGCAGTGGAAGCCTTATGCCGCCGTTACCCTGAGCAAAAGTTTCTCATCACGATGCTGGCCAGAGAAAATCAGCATGAATTAACGGTGCTTGCTCGTAAGTTCCGGAATCTGATGATATTTGGCTGCTGGTGGTTTCTGCATATTGAATCGATGGTCGAGGAAATGACACGTTTCCGAATAGAGCTTCTAGGTACTTCAATGATTCCTCAGCACTCCGATTGTCGTGTGTTTGAGCAATTGATTTACAAATGGGAGCATTCTAGAAAAATCATTGGCAATGTTCTTGCAGCGAAATACGAGAAGCTGCATCATAGTGGATGGACGGTGACGGAAGAGGAGATCAAGCGGGATCTGGATGATATGCTGAATCAAAACTTCTGGCGTTTTCTAGGCAGGTAG